The following nucleotide sequence is from Salvia splendens isolate huo1 chromosome 2, SspV2, whole genome shotgun sequence.
actcgtgcccggtcaaacaacgactcgTATTAGGGACTACTAAAATAAACTGCTTCAGTTGTCAATAGCTGCTTTCAAAGCGGTACTATCTTCTTTGCCTTCCAATAATTTTCCCAATTTCACTAAAAAAATCTCCACCTCGTCAACCACCGCCGCTCCTCATCTCCACCCTCCCTCCGCCGCACTTCATCTCCATGCTGCTACAGTAGTACAACGCTAAAAAACTCCTAGAGAGTTCCGATTCACTATTTTTTCTGATGAAAAAGCAGTAGAGATTATTAATCCTCGCTAGCTTCTAGGGTTTCTTCCATCTTCTTCTCGATTTTACCGTTTCTGATCTGCAATTCAGTGTAATGGAGGAGTACAATCACGAGATGAGCGGGAACTCGAATTCGAGGTGCAATTTTCTGTACGGAGATTCTTCTGTTTACGGAAGAAGCAGCTCCTTCCATCTCCAATCACCGGATTGCTACGATCAATCGGAGacgaagcagcagcagccggtCAAAATTGAATCGAGAAATCACTCTTCGAGGTTCCAATACTCCGCGATTACTCCGGCTGCGGTGGAggaccaccgccgccgccacgATCGGGGGCAGGAGAACCACGATTCCGGCGAAGCTGAGTCTATTAAAGCAAAAATCATCGCTCACCCTCAGTATTCGAGCCTTTTGGATGCTTATATGGACTGCCAAAAGGTTagatctctctttctctctctagagaGAGATACATGCATAGTGTTTCAACTGCCTaaacctaattttttttaattaggtgGGAGCGCCGCCGGATGTGGTGGCACGGCTGGCGGCGGTGCGGCAGGAGTTTGAGGCGAGCCAGCGGGCTGCGGCGGCGACCCGTAGAAACGTCTCGAAGGATCCGGAACTCGACCAATTCATGGtgaattcccccccccccctctctacatgtataatttgatttataaattttgaaattgtgcgtaattaattttgattgtgaatTTTAGGAAGCGTATTATGATATGTTGGTGAAGTATAGAGAGGAGCTGACGAAGCCGATTCATGAAGCTATGGAGTTCATGCGACGCATTGAGAAGCAGCTCAATTTACTCACCAAAAACACTACaggtactctctctctctctctctctctctctcacacacacacacacacaaatttaGTGGAGTTTAATTGGTGCTCAGATATATCCAGTGATAAATATTGCCCAGATTTTTGTTGTGCAGTACAAAACTGGTAGTTGAAACTGCTCACTATCCGAATTGTGTTTgactctctcttttctctctctgtgatgtgtgtgtctgtgtgtgtgtgtgtgtctgtgTGCAAGGAATCACACCTTTCATCAATTTACTGACTGTTTACTATTTTTCCAGAAGACAAAAACATTGACTGATACAATCATTTTCCAACGCTTTATTCACGAGTGCCAATATtgagtttatttatttatgtatttctATCTTTTGCAATAAAACAAAAAGATAAAACCCTAATCACGAGGGCGTAAATAATCCATGTTTCCTTTCTTGATTCAAAGGAGTATATAAACAGCAATTTCTTGGTTTCCCTTTTTCTGAAATGGATATTTAACTACTGGAATTCACAGAGATTTCATTATAATTGCCtctatattttgatatttttatatttagctACTGTATAACGTATGTTAATATTACTGTGAGCTTCCCTTAAAATCTCACTGTAAATACTATagtgaagtttttttttaaacactGATAGTGCACTGCCATTGATAAGCTGTGTGTCTGTGCCCTATGTTGTTTCATGGGGTAATAACACCAACTTATAGcactttttgattttttccatgaTCTTAAAATagtcaattaaattaaaaacttgTATTTGTGTAATTTTCCCAACCTGAACCGATCCGTCCTTTTTCGGTGAAATTTAGCAGATGTGGCACGCCGATAAATCTACATGGATATTATTCCAGAAAACCCATCATGGAAAAATTCCACAAAACTCAAAAGTTTGTGATTTAATTGATTGTTTTGAAGTTCAcggaaaaaactgaaaaatgcCCTTAGTTGATAATATTAACAGCTATAACCTTTCGTTTCGTCCTTTTTTACCACTAATGGACAATGTCTATTAAACTCTCTATTCATCGTTACAAATTGTATATTGCATACATAATATGTGCTGCAGAAATGTACATAAGGTTATTCTTAAATTATAATTTGAACTGGGATCTATTAGTGATTTCTTAGTTCGTACTTTAACATCATGGTGacttatttaatttgaatttacaaatactactataaaaatatAGTTCGTACTTTAACATCATGGTgactttttaaattataaatatagttTTGTGTTCATCCAATTGAAGCTGATCTTGCGTTGTCGAATCTGATTTGACAATACTGCCATTCTTTTAACAAATACACTAGCTTCATTATAAATATAGTTTTGTGTTCATTCACATATGGAATATTGCACACACTTTTTCACATGCTATTCGTAATACAATGAAATGTTCCCAACATGTGTTTCTTTGGTTTGGACACAAAAGAGGAGAAATACGAGGGAAATGGTTCGTCCGAAGAAGAGCACGAGGACAGTGGCATCGAGACAGAAGTTGCAGAGCTAGATCCGAGAGCAGAAGACCGGGAGCTGAAGAACCACCTCCTGAAGAAGTACAGCGGATACCTGAGCAGCCTCAAGCAGGAGCtctcgaagaagaagaagaaagggaaaCTCCCCAAAGACGCGAGGCAAAAGCTCCTCAGCTGGTGGGAGTTGCACTACAAGTggccttatccttcggtatgtaTACATACATATGCAAATGCTTTGATCACTGTCATCATCATATCACCGTGTTGAATTTGAATGTTGGTGCAGGAGTCGGAGAAGCTGGCCCTGGCAGAGTCAACAGGGTTGGACCAGAAGCAGATAAACAACTGGTTCATAAACCAAAGGAAACGGCATTGGAAGCCGTCTGAAGATATGCAGTTCATGGTGATGGATGGGCTGCAGCACCCACATGCTGCAGCAGGTCTTTACATGGAAGGCCATTACATGGGTGATGGGCCTTACAGATTGGGGCCGTGACGATGTCGTTCGTGGTAGTACCGCTGCCTCTGCCTTGTGGTTAGTTATATAAATCTCTGGAAATTTGCAAGAGAGCTGATGCTACTGGTTTGGTAATTGGTAGCAATTTGACAGCTGATTAATCTTGTATTTCTTGTTGCTATTGTTGCTAGTTGTGTTAATTTAagtgttttttttcttctgatGTTTCTTGGTGAAATGTATCTGTATTATtggtgtttaaatgttgaaataaTTGTGTATCTTAAGCACTACAGATTCAGTCTACTCTTCAATGTTATAGGTAAGTCATGTACTAGTAATATTTATGAGTATTATAAAAATTCTTCTTAATATAAGTACAttactttttagccaaatacaCTAATTATTGTATCTTTATATAGCCGTAACTAGATAAAGACAATTTCGACCGAATAACAAGTAATTTGATTAATATTCAATTCCATCACATAAAAAAGAATGTATAGTATTTATGGAAGATTgccaaaaaaaattactccaatGAAGTAAAATTTTACTTATGAGGTTTAGTTTTCATTTCAAATAGTATCTTATGTCAAAATTTTTGGTGCAATTATAATATAGTATGATAGTATTAAAAtcatatgtgaactgcaatatTAACGAGCTAAATCTTACAAAATAGATCAATAATTATATATTGCACTTAAACGATCAGATCGAGTTTGATTTTTGCCGTAGAGTaattgcaaaagaaaaaaaaactgaacTTTTTGAAACAATGAtcgaatttcaaaaaaaaagtcAGACAATTTAGTCTTTGATATCCATAGGAACATAATATATTTATGAACCATAggcattgatatttaaataaagATGTCTATCAGTGGGAATATAAACCATTAGTAATTCATTGAAATCAACGATCCAACAACACAACCGATTCAATcttcaatttataataaatgcAAGCCGTTCGGCCATCGTTTTGTTCGTCAATCAATTAATGCagctaaaatttaatattaatatatagaaTGAACTTTAAATTAAGCCATTAGACCTTAATCTTCAAATTATATCATTACAAATCTTTAGAAAATCGTCAATAACGTCCTTCAAAATTCCAATTATAGCTCTGAATTACTTTACAACATAATTAATCTAAATTCATAGCTTGCATTTTCTAATCTAACATTTAAAATTTACATGCACggagtactattttaattatttattatttatatatatgtacattatattttgtataaattaatattattagaaaattaataaatgaaaattttagtTAAGAAAATAATAGGGGAGTAACATAATTCAAGCTAAGTATGCGTAaaatggaataaaaaaaagttgaaaatgACTTGATGTAAACCCCTATTTTTCAAGAATATAATTTGAAATATACTCTAATATATATACACGCACAGATTGGGAGAGGAGACGGAGAGAAAGAAAGGGAAGAAGAGAAAGATTAAAGATGTGTTACGAAAGCAAGTGCTCCAGTTGCGGCAAAACTAGCTGGGGCGGCTGCGGCCGCCACGTTCCGGCGGTGCACAAACGAATTCCGGAAGGTCAACACTGCAACTGCAAGGCTTTGCCCGGCGTCGATTCCTCCGCCGTGGCCGCAGATTCCGGCGCCTCTTCCTCCTTTTGCACTATCCTCTGATCTGATGAGTTCCtctttttcctctcttttttttaattataaataattactcCTATAAGGTTTGTGATATTAGATTTCatttgttttaaatacatacttatgaaaataaaaatgaataattagATACTAGTACTGTTGTAATCTGGAAAGTAGCACAAAAACTGTAATGTTCCTTATTTccatgtaattaaattattgtgtttAAGAGCATACActaacttcaaaattataattatgaGATAAAACAAAAATTGTTGGGGAGTCACTCGTGTCATGCCTCTTCACAATTGCGTGGGCCCGATCGAAGTCCAAACTCTGTTATAACATCATTTGAAGGCCCAATATAATTACGAAGCACATTAATTTCTTACATAGTCCATCGTTTGGTACACAATCCATATCTTGGCTAGCTAAAATAATCGTTTGGTGCACAATCCATATTTTGGCTAGCTAAAGTAATGAATATGACATGTGTTATACTCATTCCTccccaaaaataattttttttgaaaaaggaCAAATTTTAATCTaaagtaggtaaagtaagagataaaaaAAGGTGTATTAGTAAAAAAACATAGGTCCTACTTTATTCAAAAGATAGAAGTTTCCTTGAAttgaaagtttttatttttagaggatggactaaaaagaaaagaatttatatttttaggggacggaaGATTAGTGTGTttgatagcttagtttaaagttTATGATtgatataaaaatagaatagtactccataataTCTGCACAAACTGAGGGTAGAAAAGCTAAAGGATGGTTTAGTAATTTCATCTCATAATCCAATTCTCAAAGACGATAAATTAGTTTTGAAGGCTAAAACATAGGCTAGTTCTAACAAAAAGTAGCCATTGGAACTCCGCGTTTTCTAAATTCATccaattttattcttccactTTTTAGATTTAATCTTTAGTTATGTATTAAGATATAATTATGCAATTGATCACTATCCCATCATATAGAGATCATGACATGCTTTATAGATAAGGCCATTCGATCAACCCTTAAaagttcaaacacaaaaaaaaaccttCAATTCGAAATAATATATACGTTTCTCTAAATTACCAGTTACAAAATATATCTATAAAAAATGAGAATGGATTCAAGATGTACTAAAGTAAAAGAGTTAGGTAGAGATATTACATATATACAACCTGACTATCACACATAGAAGCAAAGAGGGACTTAAGCCCCTCGCTACAAAAAAAAACTCACGTTTTACCAACAAATTTTAGCAGCGGAATGATCACTGTAATATATACCAACATAGTTAGCAGCGGATCTCCAACCGAGATTATTGTAAGGAAATTCCGAACTCAAAATTCATCATCATGATCATTGTCAATCTTAAGCATGAGAAATGTCTAACGTCTCAGTTTCATCAAGTTCAGCATCAGTTCTATTAATCATATCTTTGTTCTTGTTCCCACTGTTTGAATAGTACTGAGTGTAAGCAGTTAGCAAGCTCTGATGGATTTCTGCCATTTGCCCGCTTTGTTCGTCTCTACGGTCCATCTCAATAACACTCTACATGAAAGAAATACAAAGAGTGAGAAAACATTTCAATCATAATCAAACCCTTAGATTTTACAAGGGCTAGGTACACTGTACAAtcatattcattaattaaagCATACTAATTTGTTTCCAAAACCATATTATGTACATTTAAGTTGATACAAACCCcttctttttaaaataaaacttttgaaacgacaTGAGTTGTTaatgattgaagtattgttaatggaaaATGAGTCCACAAAACTagaaattgtttttatttttaaaggaaATGGCATATGTACCatcttttatttcatatttttctaGGTGGGAATATCTTAACACACGAAATATTAACCCTACAAAAAGAATGCAATTACCTTAGCCGGAGTTCTGAAGAAGACTGACAGAAACCTCTGCCTGCAGAACTGATTAAAAAGGAGAGTCACAACGATGAGAGGGAAAGTAAACGTGGAAGGCCCCGGCGCGTCTTTTATCCCAAAGACTCCGAGAGCAATGACCTGCATCAGGACGAGGGAGAAGATTGTTGTGTTGTGAATAATCGGCCAATACTGGCCGCCGCTGTCGTAGTCAGTCACATATACATTAAGTATTTGGTTGCGGTACACGAGGAATGCGAGCATGAAGTAGACAAGCACGAATGGAAGTATCAACGGCGCCAAGGTGGAGCAAGTGATACCAAGCAGACCGAACAAGAGAACTCTCGGAACTTCTGTGTGGTAAGGAAATGTATATGGAAAGTATGAGTCTTCAGCGCTTCGCAGAATGTATCGAGTGAACAAGTTGGAGATGAGAGGGAATGGCTGAATCAACTCACAGGCCAAGCTAGCCCACCCTGATGTTAGACAATATGTCATGAAGAAGGTTGCCTGAAAAAGTGAAATTTGTtagaaaaaagaaatgtgttttTTCTTGATTCTACTTACTAGTTGGATTACACGTTAGTATGAGAATGACCGTAGTAGGGACGGCTTTGGCAAGCAAAGTAGGTATGTTTTTGTAGTCTCCTAGCCTGAGGATTGAGATCTGGTAATGGTCGATAGCTGCCTCTGTTAAGATGTTAGCAAAGAAGACATTCCATATGACGAAGTATAGAACTTTGATGCAAGCACTTCTTTTCCTCTCGCTGCGCGAAATCACACCCTCCAACGTCGAGAACACATACATCACCGGCGGAACCAAGCATAGAAATAAAGTTAGTATAACACTAGGTAGATATCCAGTCACCAGCTGCTCCAAAACCACCCTGCAAAAATGGTAGCGTATAGGGGTGAGTATGTGGTCGGTTCGATTGAATACTTAATGAAAGTTATCAAACCTACCTATGATGCAAAAACACTAACTCAACTTGTTGATTGTATTTAACCCGAATCAAACTGAAACCTATGATGCAAAAAACTAACTGAACCTCTCTAGGAACGAGTAATGATGTTTAGAATAGTGAAACAAGACTTTTAATTGCAAACTTCCATTTACAGTAAAATGAGACTATTATTTTGTGGATAAAATGAATATATGAGAAAATTTTGGAATTTGAGAAGGAACATTTAGTAATAAatagattaaaataaataaactttatagtactccctccgttcgcgaataagagtcccgtttttccattttagtccgtctgcgaataggagttcatgttcacttttaccataaatggaaATAGGGTTCCACATTCtattaactcattccactcacatttcatctaaaactaatatatacaagtgagactcatattccactaaatcttttctacccacttttcttaagatttcttaaaacccgtgccaccaaggaatgagactcctaatggcggacggagggagtaataaattatatatatacatatcctcaatgggatgtaatcaaatgcaaactttaaatattgtacaaactccgaACTATGATTTGGACCGTCAAAAAAATATCAActgatgacaaaataacatcaacaaaaaatgacaatacagtgtcaacggttgatgttgtgttgacattttttgttgcagTAATTTTGTCATCTATTGACACTTTATAACGGTCcatatcatagtttggagtttgtacaatatatagagtttgcattttgtaaatattttggCATATAAATAACttctaattaaataattataactaCTCCTTCCTAGTTGGGATACATATAAAAAGAGTAAATAGAAAAGTTTAGAACATGTAAGTACCTTTTTACAGCCTTCTCCAAGAATGGTAGCAACTTTGTTAGTTTATCAAGATGGACAAGAGATTGTGTAAAAACAACAGGGAAAAGGAAGAAAGTGACGAAGAAAATGGAGGCGACGACAACTATAATCTTCCGAATCCAAAGGCTTTGGTAGGAGACACAAAGATTAGCCCAAAACACGTCACGTGGTTCAGGAGCAGCATTGGTCACCCATGCCATGGGGTTCTGCGATTGAAGAGCCTCCGATGCAACCAACGCAGCATAACGAGTCCTGAAGAAAACTAGTGCTGCTCCACACTCCTGCACAGCCACACACAAAACGTGAGTATGACTATGAAAACTCTCGCACTGTCGCGAATTTTCCATATTTTGCTTAATATAGGGTTTATTGTGTTTATGTACCGGTTCGTTGTATGAGTTCTTACAATTCTCGTGATAAAAGATTTTTATTTGAATCACAATCAACTTTTGTGTGTGCGCTGCAAGATTGGGGTCTAGTAAGAATTGCACGTGCACAAACACCTCGAATCTATGAACCCAAGGCGAGCGGATTGGTGTAAGACGTGAATAATGGCATTCAATAATGTGGTTTTTCATGCATCACATTGATTTGTTTATATGAAATTTGTTGTAAATGACACATGCAACAAAAGTAATAATAAATGTCAAACGCCACCAAGAATTTACGTGGAAAATCCAAGTCAGGTTAAACCACAGGCACACAAAGGCAACACAGTAtgcaaattaaaattattcccACAAAGATTACTGTTCAAATTAGATTAACAACAATATTGACTTAACCCTAAATTGGCGGCTAATATGCATTTTGTGTACTTTATGGTCTCTAGGGTTAatgcatttttatatttaaCAGTATGCGCAGGAAAATTAATCTACATACTACGGAAATATTGTGATCTATGTGGTcctacatatatatacacaagtACAAAACTGATTCGAAATCAAATATTTTTCTTACATCTGAATCGTCAAGGAAGGTTTTCTCATTAGTAACATTATTAGATTCGTCGGAAAGTGTCCTGAAATCTTGTGAAGCACTATTATGGCTTCCACAAAACCCGCATCTCAATAGTCTTTTCACATATCGTCTCTCCATGTGGATGTTTCTGAGAATCTCGTACATCCTCTCAGCATCACTCTAAAAATATGTAATAATGTGTATATTAAACATAAACCATTTGTTGAGATACATATTCAATCATGTTTGGAACATTCTTACCATCAATTTCTGGATTGCACTCTTCTCATAAACCATTTGATGGGATAAGTAGCTTGATGCATAGAAATCTGTGAAGAATCTGGCTAGAGTATCACTATATGATTCTTGGTCTATCCATGGGATTGCTCGGACAACTACTGTAAACTGACTGGGATGGTAAAGAGGTGAATTTATGTGGTTTAATCTCATCTTCATGATGTACTTGAATTCCTGGCAAGCAATGaaacattattattttttgatGAATATAGGCCCAATGTTTTTAAGAAATCAGACCAATGAAGTTATCAATTCAAGGTTTAACCGGTTGGATCGGTCGAGTGAGATTGAGTGTAAGATAGGAGGTTAGGAAACCCTAGAACTAGACAAGGCACAAGAGATCATTTAAAAATGTTCGCAAAGGTTCAAACTAATGATGATAGTTATGACTAGATCGGACCGGACATCACACCAACACGTAGCCAAACTGATTGAGCAAGCCAATCCAGTCCGATTTTAAAATGTTGCTTAGACCTTTATTTGGTTAGTTACAAAGCCAAAAGGAAAAATAGTACTTACAGAGTAAAGAAAGAAACATGCACATATAGTTATGATATGTAATACAAGACAATGGAAACCAAacctgaaaaagaaaaaaaatgtataattaGGATACATGTATAATACTATTAGAATATATATGTAAGACTAAATAAATGTATATTAGTTTCCATACCATTCTGATCCTCTTTGGACATTGCCAATGGTGAAGACAGTTAAAAGCTCTTCTCTGATGTGCTTGTGCTGCCTTTctttcccaaaataattaagagGAAGAACAAATGCCAAGCATATGATAGATGCCACAGTGCACAATTTGATACTgcacaaataattaaaaaatttattatagtAAAACACATATTGAGTGTTCTATTACTCAAGAATAACTTATTATGAGAGATTCAATTGGACAGACTAAATGACAAAACAAATTTTATGTGACATATAATAGAAGTAATAGTGCATAATCTGGTAGCGTTTAGTTACTCGAGATTAACTTGTTGCGACATTCAATTGGCCCAAAATTACCCaagaataattttattttgtcatgGCTCACAAAATAAAGTGAATCTCACATGACATTGTCGTCTCtacaatatttataaaattgaagTTTATATAATCCATCAAACAGAACACATATTGACCTGAAGACGACTGCACGCAGAAAGACAACGGCGTCGACGCCCCCGGCAACGTACAATTCATCCTCGGTTGCGTCCCAGGCCTTGACGACCCAGCTCGCGGATGGGACGAGCCTCCCGAGCCAGAAGGGATCGTGGTGTTTGGATTTGGATTGAGCAATCTTTTGCGCAAAGTACACAGCGACGAGGCTTGGTTGTTTTCTCAACACAGAATACAAGGAGAAGACGCCAAGGCAGACAACACTATTCACACCAGCAGAAGCCAACAGACCACCAACGTTCATCTCTATCTACGAAAAAACATGCATGGAATCTTGCATGGCAAAATTAGAATGAAAccaaatggaaaaaaatgtgGTTGAATTACGAAGAAAGGGGAAGAAAACATAGAGAAATTGCTAAAGAATGATATTTTGGTTTAGGATTAGGAAATTGCACGAAGAGGGGGATGGAGGAATGGAGGgaaaaagagaagagaagaggagATAAAGGAGAGAGATGAAATATATACCTTGATTTAGAGATGgtaaaaaaaaactctaaatTGAGGCATGAGTAGAAAATGTATTTGTGAACTTTAGTATAAATACATGTGTAAAGAATATATATAGATGGTTAGTTCAATCAtttaacttttaaaatttttattggTCTTAAACCATAAATTTTGGGCTAATTCTGGTGTTTTTCACtaatattgaaaatgttttaaaaattcaCAATCATTTGGAAGTTTGCAATTTCTTCATCTCGACctaaatataaattttcaacAGATTTTTGATCCTGCGGGACTAGTCGTGAAATCtagttatatattttaatatttccgTAGGTCTTATTTAATTGGCATATTTCTAATTGAAATGTCACTTTTcctatatttaaaattaatttataaaataatactatataaaattttatgacTACGGATAGTCTATTTATGCAAACTTTAAATACTACCACagtaaaatacaaatttatcaTTCAAACTAAATTAAATGCGTAAATGAATATTACAATGATCTTTTCGGGATTGAATATTAATaagtaaaaaagaattttataaCATAAAATGGAGTCGTATAAAATCTTTCTCTTACTAATTTGTTTGCCCACGAATAAAATCTCTTACCAATTTAATCGATTTTGGgctcaaattaataaaaataaggcCCATAAATAATCTCCCTTTCACCGGGATAATTACATGTtttatacaaaatgtttcaattTGTTTCAATATAGTACacaaagtattaaatttacatatttcatacaaaaaattTACCTAGTGTTTTAAATAATGCATTCCGTCAAGTCCGACTAACACCGTTAATTCTACTTACatcatacatacaaaatgtttcacaaatatttcaaattagtacaaaatgttttaattttatatgaatCATATCATTAGTGTTTTAAGTTAATATATttcgttaaatattttaaacatggttAGTTAGTTTTGTAATCTGTCCAACTTATCAACATAATAGGaataataattagagatttaatacaattaatcactccAAGAAAATACTAACAGTCAATATCATTTCTTCTAGCAATTGCTCATGGTTTAAAAAAGTTTGTCTCTCAATATTCTactttttattgtattttttatagaacatatataaaataaatccaTATTTCATTTTCACAAAATGGTTAATTTGAGCTTCGAACAATCAATAAGTATTTAACTTTTATGAAAAAGAGTCAATATTCTTTTGGTTTTATTCTCCATTTTTACGTTAGAAAGCTTCGaacaataaaatgcaattcgctAATTCGCTAATTTGATGGAAAAGAGTGGTGATTTGTTTTTtctatgtatttttcatttttttgagtaataaaagtaatattatttgaaataattaatgtataatttaaaactttttgtacgaATGTGAAATATTGGGGAAACTTTTTATATGTATGATGTAATTGGAATTAACGGTGTTAGTAGGAAATTGATGGATGT
It contains:
- the LOC121792799 gene encoding homeotic protein knotted-1-like; this translates as MEEYNHEMSGNSNSRCNFLYGDSSVYGRSSSFHLQSPDCYDQSETKQQQPVKIESRNHSSRFQYSAITPAAVEDHRRRHDRGQENHDSGEAESIKAKIIAHPQYSSLLDAYMDCQKVGAPPDVVARLAAVRQEFEASQRAAAATRRNVSKDPELDQFMEAYYDMLVKYREELTKPIHEAMEFMRRIEKQLNLLTKNTTEEKYEGNGSSEEEHEDSGIETEVAELDPRAEDRELKNHLLKKYSGYLSSLKQELSKKKKKGKLPKDARQKLLSWWELHYKWPYPSESEKLALAESTGLDQKQINNWFINQRKRHWKPSEDMQFMVMDGLQHPHAAAGLYMEGHYMGDGPYRLGP
- the LOC121792798 gene encoding CSC1-like protein RXW8, encoding MNVGGLLASAGVNSVVCLGVFSLYSVLRKQPSLVAVYFAQKIAQSKSKHHDPFWLGRLVPSASWVVKAWDATEDELYVAGGVDAVVFLRAVVFSIKLCTVASIICLAFVLPLNYFGKERQHKHIREELLTVFTIGNVQRGSEWFGFHCLVLHIITICACFFLYSEFKYIMKMRLNHINSPLYHPSQFTVVVRAIPWIDQESYSDTLARFFTDFYASSYLSHQMVYEKSAIQKLMSDAERMYEILRNIHMERRYVKRLLRCGFCGSHNSASQDFRTLSDESNNVTNEKTFLDDSDVRKIFDFESECGAALVFFRTRYAALVASEALQSQNPMAWVTNAAPEPRDVFWANLCVSYQSLWIRKIIVVVASIFFVTFFLFPVVFTQSLVHLDKLTKLLPFLEKAVKRVVLEQLVTGYLPSVILTLFLCLVPPVMYVFSTLEGVISRSERKRSACIKVLYFVIWNVFFANILTEAAIDHYQISILRLGDYKNIPTLLAKAVPTTATFFMTYCLTSGWASLACELIQPFPLISNLFTRYILRSAEDSYFPYTFPYHTEVPRVLLFGLLGITCSTLAPLILPFVLVYFMLAFLVYRNQILNVYVTDYDSGGQYWPIIHNTTIFSLVLMQVIALGVFGIKDAPGPSTFTFPLIVVTLLFNQFCRQRFLSVFFRTPAKSVIEMDRRDEQSGQMAEIHQSLLTAYTQYYSNSGNKNKDMINRTDAELDETETLDISHA